GGGCGGCCTGAGCTTCATCGCCCACCCGGACGACCCCGCCGTGGACTGGATGGGCGAACCGGGTATTCCGTGGGTGGATCGTCACGCCAACGGCTTCACCGGGCTTGAGGTATGGAACTATATGTCCAGCTTCAAGGGCTGTGTCCAGACGCGCAAAGAAGCCATGCGCGCTGCCTTCCGACCCGAAGACTGCATCACCGGGCCAGCGCCGGAAACGTTAGCCCTGTGGGACGAAATGCTGTGCACGGGGCGCGCCGTCGTTGGGATCGGCAGTGCCGACGCGCACGCCACCCGGTTCAAGGTCGGCCCGGTCACGCACACCATCTTCCCCTACGACTTTCTGTTTAGCTGTGTTAACACGCACATTCTGACCAGCTCACCCCTGACGGGCAACCTCGCCCGCGACCGGCGGTTGCTCTTCGACGCGCTGCGTCAGGGCCGCGCCTTCATCGGCTACGACATTCCCGGCAGCACGCGCGGCTTCCGCTTTTCCGCCCAGGGACAGGGCACGTCCGCCGTCATGGGCGAGCACATCAAGCTCGGTCCCGGCGTAACGCTCCAGGCCCTCGTGCCCGCGCGCGCGCGCATCCGCATCATCGGCAACGGCGAGGTCGTCGCCGAGGAGCGCAACGTCGAGAATCTCACCTACGTGGTCCGCTCCGAGGGCGTCTACCGCGTCGAGGGGTGGCGCAGCTACAAGGGTGTAGAGCGCGCCTGGATCTTCAGCAACCCGATCTACGTCGATACCAACGTCGCGCGTTACCTCTGGTAACTACCCTTTCCCGGACCCCGTTTTCCGGCCATCAACGCCATCCGTTTGTGCGCAAAAACATTCGCCACCGGGGTACGGCTGGGGTATAATCTCTCCGAACATTCGTTCGCTCACCGGCGTTAAGGAGTGGCCATGCCTCCCTTCGAGCTTATCTCTGACTACAAGCCGACTGGCGACCAGCCCA
This window of the Aggregatilinea lenta genome carries:
- a CDS encoding CehA/McbA family metallohydrolase encodes the protein MAAYEYTGNMHVHTVYSDGEGTHAQIADAALLAGLDFVVFTDHNVWLDNLEGYYGDEEQGYVLLLSGEEVHDNQRLPHCNHLLVYNAGEDVAHAAEDLSDLVEAVDMKGGLSFIAHPDDPAVDWMGEPGIPWVDRHANGFTGLEVWNYMSSFKGCVQTRKEAMRAAFRPEDCITGPAPETLALWDEMLCTGRAVVGIGSADAHATRFKVGPVTHTIFPYDFLFSCVNTHILTSSPLTGNLARDRRLLFDALRQGRAFIGYDIPGSTRGFRFSAQGQGTSAVMGEHIKLGPGVTLQALVPARARIRIIGNGEVVAEERNVENLTYVVRSEGVYRVEGWRSYKGVERAWIFSNPIYVDTNVARYLW